In Rosa rugosa chromosome 4, drRosRugo1.1, whole genome shotgun sequence, the genomic stretch TTAAGTAATTTGATCCATGGACTTATGTTTTGTATGATATACAGTCTTTTAATTGCTTGTTTCATtgcaattttattattttatatgcAATATTTATTTACATATTATTTTAATAAAACGTGTCCAAAACGTATCGTGTCCtgttttttgagaaaaaacGTATCCATGTATTATACTGTATCGCACCCCGCACCCTGTATCCGTGTTAGTGCATCATCGGTTTACTCAATGCACAAACCACCAAAGTTCGTGATATAGGCTGATAGGATAGGGTTCTCCGTTCTCTTGGAAATTAGCCCTTTAAGCTAACTGATACATTCTTAAAACGTGTATATCATTATTTGGTAATATAGCAAGAATCTAAGAAATATTGGCGTTTGACTTTAGAAATAAATTTCagaaataaatagaaacataaagggaaattaaaaagaaaaataaaatttgagcCAAATGTAGAAAGGAAAGATGCAATATTACCAGACCATGACGCCAGAAGCAGCAGAAAGCTTGACAAATTCCCAGAGCCCAGAAAAGGCCTCCATGGACAAACCTGCCCAACTCAGCGGACACCAACCACAAGTCACATACACAAGCATCATGAAACACGAGAGCCACCATGAAATATCCAAAGTCACAGCCGCACCCACAAGcccaaaatccaaaacataCACAAAAATCCAGCTTATCAGGGCATGAAACACCAAGACCACCACGGACATCCACAAAGTCACAAAGTTCTTGAGCTGGCTCTGCAAGAACCTCTGCAATGGGAACTCAATTGCATAGCTGAAATGCATTGGCAAAACCCAAAGGGACACCACCTCCGAAAGCTCTGCCACTTCATCTGTCTGCCCGATTAGTTTCAGAATCGGAGAAGCGTAAATGTAAACTGGCGATAGCACAACGCAGCAGATGAACAACACGATCCACGATCTCTGGAGATAAATCCCGAGCATTGGGTACCTTTTGGCCCCAAAAGCTTGCCCACACAGAGTTTCCAGCGCGCTTGCCATTCCCAactttcaaaaacaaaattcaaaatgtCAAGAAAACCAACCATTTAATTTCCAGTGAGCAAATACTAGTGCCTATCAGGTGTTGGAGAAATGTACCAGGAGACCAAATGAGAAGCCGAGGATGACATTATTGACGATCGAGAATGCAGCGAGCTCATTGTCGCCGAGGTGACCAGCGAAGGCCTGAGTAATGACGGTCATGGAGTAGCCGGCAAGCCGGGAGATGATAGCGGGGCCCACGACGCGCCATAGTTTCTTGGTTTCTATCCAAACTCTTGATGGAAGGCTTTTAAGAGGTAGATCTTCAGGTGTACCGTTTCTGGTTGATGGTTCTGGTAATAAGGGATGATTAAGAACcagaacttcttcttcttcttcttcttctcccctgTCCATGGTTCCTTATCTTCCGATGGCCTGGTGAGACCACCAAGGAGATGGAGATAGTTTACACTTACCAGCGAGCTAGCTCGACTGTGAAGTGACATAGAATTAAATACATACGACACACAAGATTGACTAGACTCGCACTTAATTGGAAAATATTCTAAGTTGGTGTTGAGTGGTGGTTACAAGAATGGTTGTTATTGAAAATTAGGAAAAGGCCGAGAGTTGGCACTTCAGGTTTTGTTattgaaaattcaaaattaggtaAAGACCGAGAGTTGGCACTTCAGGTTCGAGAAGCAAATTATAAATAAACTGAACCCGAAACGATTCGGGTGACCCTTGTATTCCCACGTACCATCGTTAAGATGCATTTACATGTCACTGCATAACAAGCCCTTTTGATTTTTATGAGTTATGAATAGGAGTAGGTGTAGCATATAGTAGCAACTAGCGAACTAGCCCAACTAGCCAGGACAAAAGGATGGAGTGGGCTGCGTGCCTGCTTTTCACCAAAGGAGTTTTAAACACCAAAGTGGGCCTACCGACGTGGGTTGTTATTAGCCAAGCACAGTGTGGAAAAAAATTTGATTGCTTCATGTCTCCGCTATTTCTTGTATCAATTTTTCCGATTCTATCGAAATATATGTTGTATAGAAAATTGAATTCCATCAAGTATTTTGGGATTGCAAATAGCAGATATCTAGAGCTAACCAATTTCAATATCTTATCCTTGGGAAGCCATTGACCTCAGCAACTGATTCTGAGATCAGGTCATAAAAAGCATGGACTGAGATCAAACCTTCCTTATGCTGCCTTGTTAGGAGATCCATAACAACGAGCTCAAAGCAATCAGCTTGGACGTCAACCATTATCCTCACCCACTTTACAATTACACCTCTCTGCGTGTTCTTGAGGTCAGTTGCCCTTGTTTTTACTGGGATTCGTTCAATCTGGGAAATTTTTTattcttgttgttgctgctgtgCTAGCATAATTGCAAATTTCTCAAATTCTAAGCTTGCTCCAATCTGAATTATATATGTAGAGATTGTGTTAAATGCCCTTCTTATCAAATAACTTCATTGACTTCATAGGAAAGAAAGTTAAAATGCAAATTAGAAACTCAATTGTTCAGACGGGCATGCATGTTATATAGGGGGTTAGGGTCAACTTGTCTTTTAGCTAAATACTTTTGATCTGGTTTTGATGTCATATTATGTTGTACTGGAAATCAAGTTGTGAGTTCTTAACTCTTTCAATTGCTTCCTGCAATGCACTTCTGTATTTCATCAAACACAATTGGTTTGCCTTTTCTTACTCCCCCTAATCCCATATTGCTCAAATTAGCATTGCTACTTCGTTTCACTTGCTCCTTTCTCAAGTAGTTACCTCAACTTCTATCATTTGAAGTTTCTGATGTTGGACTTTTATGTTGTTTCTGTGCACAACTACACAAGTGATAGGATAAAAGTGAGACACACATATGGGGCAATTTAAAGGCTAAATAATTTAAGAAGCAAACCCAAATTTGCACGTACTCATTTCATAAAAGGCTTTATTGTTTCGGTAAACAAATAAGAGTTTTGAATCAAAAAAGTTGATTTTAAATCTCTTTGTTTGGATAATTTTGGGAGGCAACTCCTTTGTGTTTTGAGGGAAACTTAATCTGCAATTGCATGAGCTTTGATTCATTGCAGTAGCCAGAACTCTTAATTTGATTATTAACCTAACATGCCTTCCtaataaaatatatattggGGAAAGGCTTTATATATAAGCAATGCCTATCACTGATTAACTATTAGATAAAGGAAGTCTTTATATATGTCTTGCATCAGGGACGCTAGAAATATCAGATAATAAAGAATTTTGAGATGACAGACTAGGAATCAATCCCAGCTATGAAAAACGTCTCACAACTTAGACATGTGAATCACTCAGAAGAAGCCTAGAATTTTGGAGTCCCGTTCCTAGAACGAAGGCCATCACCTACCCTCATATATTACAAAAAGACAGAACTATAGTAGTAGCTTCAATGATTTCTTGGTTATCTGAACATCAATCTTTGATTCCTAATTGAATGACTGATTGGTCAAGCCTCTAGACCTTCTAGATTTGGCACTCTGGCCTATATTTTGTACAGGTACATCCTGAGAGTCCAAAACTAATAAACATGTGATCATCCATGTGGTACTGTCCTTTGACATCATTAATAATTATCTAATGCATCAAGTAGGTCTTCTTGGAAAGAAAAGATTGGCATTTGAATGCATTCTGTTTTGCTTGTTTCACTTACGGTTAatagtaacttttttttttgtatgatcATCTTATGTTCTACTATTTTCCTTTTTACATTTAACTTTCCATAAATAAGTTCCTTTGTACTGTAGTTTTCAATGCTATATGATCTGAAATTTCATCTGATGAATATTGTTTTATTCTCTTTACAGTTTACACTATTGTAGTAaacattgaaaattataattttcctTAAAGATGGCGGCCAACTATATGGTGTAATACTAATTTGTAATGAAAAGGGTTTacatcatttgtttaatttgCTTTTGGGTTATGGAGTATATT encodes the following:
- the LOC133745314 gene encoding protein DETOXIFICATION 27-like, with product MDRGEEEEEEEVLVLNHPLLPEPSTRNGTPEDLPLKSLPSRVWIETKKLWRVVGPAIISRLAGYSMTVITQAFAGHLGDNELAAFSIVNNVILGFSFGLLLGMASALETLCGQAFGAKRYPMLGIYLQRSWIVLFICCVVLSPVYIYASPILKLIGQTDEVAELSEVVSLWVLPMHFSYAIEFPLQRFLQSQLKNFVTLWMSVVVLVFHALISWIFVYVLDFGLVGAAVTLDISWWLSCFMMLVYVTCGWCPLSWAGLSMEAFSGLWEFVKLSAASGVMVCLEFWYYRVLILMTGFLSDATLAVDALSVCMTVNGWELMIHLGFLAGVGVRVANELGAGNGQGAKFATKVAVAESSFISLFFCVLIIALHDKFAYIFTSSTTVLLAVDHLSYLLAVTILLNGVQPVLSGVAVGSGWQAWVAYVNLFCYYIVGLPLGIVLGWVADYGVLGLWSGMILGGTLVQTVILAIITARRNWENEALTAGQRVKKWSTRDNQIEGQQ